In Aspergillus nidulans FGSC A4 chromosome II, a single window of DNA contains:
- a CDS encoding protein nmrA (transcript_id=CADANIAT00004208): MAQQKKTIAVVNATGRQAASLIRVAAAVGHHVRAQVHSLKGLIAEELQAIPNVTLFQGPLLNNVPLMDTLFEGAHLAFINTTSQAGDEIAIGKDLADAAKRAGTIQHYIYSSMPDHSLYGPWPAVPMWAPKFTVENYVRQLGLPSTFVYAGIYNNNFTSLPYPLFQMELMPDGTFEWHAPFDPDIPLPWLDAEHDVGPALLQIFKDGPQKWNGHRIALTFETLSPVQVCAAFSRALNRRVTYVQVPKVEIKVNIPVGYREQLEAIEVVFGEHKAPYFPLPEFSRPAAGSPKGLGPANGKGAGAGMMQGPGGVISQRVTDEARKLWSGWRDMEEYAREVFPIEEEANGLDWML; this comes from the exons ATGGCCCAGCAAAAGAAGACAATCGCCGTCGTCAACGCGACGGGGCGCCAGGCCGCTTCGCTCATCCGCGTCGCCGCGGCCGTCGGACATCATGTGCGCGCGCAGGTCCATTCACTCAAGGGCCTCATTGCagaggagctccaggccattCCCAATGTCACATTGTTCCAGGGGCCCCTGTTAAATAATGTCCCGCTGATGGACACGCTGTTTGAGGGCGCGCACCTCGCCTTCATCAATACCACATCCCAGGCCGGTGATGAGATTGCGATTGGCAAGGACCTCGCCGACGCCGCCAAGCGCGCCGGTACCATCCAGCACTACATCTACAGCAGTATGCCAGACCACTCGCTCTACGGGCCCTGGCCCGCCGTGCCCATGTGGGCGCCCAAGTTTACCGTGGAGAACTACGTCCGCCAGCTCGGCCTGCCGTCCACTTTCGTTTATGCGGGTATCTACAATAACAACTTTACAAGCTTGCCATACCCGCTCTTCCAGATGGAGCTCATGCCAGACGGCACTTTCGAGTGGCATGCACCCTTTGACCCGGACATCCCGCTGCCTTGGCTAGATGCAGAGCATGACGTCGGCccggcgctgctgcagattTTCAAAGACGGGCCTCAGAAGTGGAACGGTCATCG GATTGCGCTCACATTCGAGACGCTATCTCCCGTACAAGTATGCGCGGCCTTTTCGCGCGCTCTCAACCGCCGGGTAACGTACGTCCAGGTCCCCAAGGTCGAGATCAAAGTCAACATTCCAGTCGGGTACCGGGAACAGCTTGAGGCCATCGAGGTGGTCTTCGGTGAGCACAAGGCTCCTTATTTCCCTCTACCCGAATTCTCCCGTCCTGCAGCCGGATCTCCCAAGGGATTGGGTCCAGCCAACGGCAAGGGCGCCGGGGCGGGAATGATGCAGGGTCCCGGAGGGGTAATCTCACAGCGTGTCACAGACGAGGCCCGGAAGCTGTGGTCGGGCTGGCGAGACATGGAGGAATACGCGCGCGAGGTCTTTCCtattgaggaagaagccaacgGGCTGGACTGGATGCTGTGA
- a CDS encoding protein apnA (transcript_id=CADANIAT00004209), which yields MVAADDTIPELAEGHMEPPVPESRVLIIMTGGTICMRPSPAGLVPARDFQKQCLARVPTFNDGSNSTMMDVVTNAVGEIKAHVSLRTPLTAYGRRVRYTVFEFDELLDSSSIDAKGWSEIARTIERNYTLFDGFVVLHGTDSLAYTCSALSFMLQNLGKPVILTGAQAPMLELQNDATDNLLGSLVVAGHFMIPEVAASDFNAFNSPNCAPLAVTTSMRTNVNWEIVNRPNSIEHFSIQTNLDTTHVACLRIFPGIKPEMVDAVLKLEGLRGLVLETFGAGNAPHGQDNAMTKVLADAIARGIVIVNVTQCLTGSVSPVYAPGMSLSKAGVVAGLDMTTEAALTKLAYLLALPGADPKLVASKMSVSLRGELTESSQPVFRHPDGALPERVQALTILGYAIAQGDLARVEELLKSEHHWLLNDADYSGNTPMHLAATSPSVDILRFLLLQGGSVHLRNRNGRTPLFLAANAGLSEHVLLLRKSGAHLHSDERTAAQLLARRRPGIWGLAGIGPREISDREMEEVDGDGYRAGSSHWPMAGSAP from the exons ATGGTCGCCGCCGATGATACGATTCCAGAATTGGCCGAAGGCCACATGGAACCCCCAGTGCCCGAGTCTCGGGTGCTGATCATCATGACTGGGGGTACTATCTGTATGCGACCGTCGCCAGCGGGCTTAGTACCAGCACGAGACTTCCAGAAACAATGCCTGGCTCGTGTGCCGACATTCAACGATGGGTCGAACTCTACTATGATGGATGTGGTGACCAACGCCGTGGGGGAGATCAAGGCTCATGTGAGTCTGCGGACTCCGCTGACAGCATACGGCCGGCGAGTGAGGTACACTGTCTTTGAATTCGATGAGCTGCTCGACAGCAGCTCCATCGACGCTAAGGGCTGGTCTGAGATTGCGCGGACCATTGAGCGAAACTACACACTGTtcgacggcttcgtcgtGCTCCATGGGACGGACAGTCTGGCGTATACCTGCTCGGCGCTGAGCTTCATGCTGCAGAACCTCGGAAAGCCGGTGATCCTCACAGGAGCCCAGGCTCCGATGCTGGAGCTACAGAACGACGCTACAGATAACCTACTCGGGTCACTGGTTGTGGCTGGCCACTTCATGATTCCAGAG GTAGCGGCCAGCGACTTCAATGCCTTTAATTCGCCCAACTGCGCGCCGCTGGCTGTCACGACGTCGATGCGCACGAATGTCAACTGGGAAATCGTGAACCGGCCGAACAGCATTGAGCATTTTAGCATCCAGACAAACCTGGACACGACGCATGTCGCCTGTCTCCGTATCTTCCCAGGTATCAAGCCGGAGATGGTGGATGCggtgttgaagctggagggctTGCGTGGGCTGGTCCTGGAAACGTTTGGCGCTGGGAACGCGCCCCACGGCCAGGACAATGCCATGACCAAGGTGCTTGCTGACGCGATCGCGCGAGGgatcgtcatcgtcaatgTCACTCAAT GTCTGACCGGTAGTGTCAGCCCCGTGTATGCTCCCGGCATGAGTCTCTCCAAGGCCGGTGTCGTCGCGGGATTAGACATGACCACAGAAGCTGCCCTAACCAAGCTGGCTTACCTGCTGGCGCTCCCCGGGGCGGACCCCAAGCTCGTGGCGAGCAAGATGTCCGTCTCTCTGCGCGGCGAGCTGACCGAGTCGTCGCAGCCAGTCTTCCGCCATCCGGATGGAGCTCTGCCCGAGCGCGTTCAGGCGCTCACTATATTGGGATACGCCATCGCGCAGGGGGACCTTGCTCGCGTTGAAGAGCTCTTGAAGAGCGAGCATCACTGGCTGCTGAACGATGCTGACTATTCCGGAAACACTCCAATG CATCTGGCAGCAACATCACCGTCCGTAGATATTCTGCGattcctgctgcttcaggGCGGGTCGGTGCATCTGCGGAATCGCAACGGACGCACCCCGCTCTTCCTGGCCGCTAATGCTGGACTGTCCGAACACGTGCTTCTACTGCGGAAGTCGGGCGCGCACCTGCACTCTGACGAGCGGACGGCCGCACAGCTGCTGGCGCGACGACGGCCTGGCATCTGGGGACTGGCCGGCATTGGGCCACGTGAAATCAGCGAcagagagatggaggaagTCGACGGGGACGGGTACCGCGCAGGGTCGTCGCACTGGCCGATGGCGGGATCTGCGCCTTGA